Genomic DNA from Podospora pseudoanserina strain CBS 124.78 chromosome 4, whole genome shotgun sequence:
TCACTCTCTCTTGGCATTTTGCCCTGTCGCCGCTTTGCGGGCGTTTTTGGCCTTCTCTCGGACTCCACTACTACGTGTGACGAACGACCGACGACGAACCtcacctacctatctacctaccttgctTGCGGTGGTCAACTCTGactcttttccaccaccaccaccaattAACACGACAACCTCGAGCGATTTACAATGTCATCTCTtcgcaccaccctcctccccctgacCCGCAGGGCGGCGGGATTGGCGACGACTACAAGCAAGAGGGCGTTCTCCGCGACGGCGGCAAAGAAGGGGGGCCACAGTCCCCAGTACGACCCGCCGACGGGGTGGCTTTTCGGTGTGAAGCCTGGGGAGAAGTATGTCAACGAGGGGTGGGAGAATCTGTACTTTTATGGGTTTTTGGGGAGTTTTGTTGTTTTCGGGGTTGCTTATGCTTGGAAGCCCGATACCTCGTAGGTCATCATCTATCTCTTTGAATCCTGCTATTTTTTTTGGCAAACTCtgctggatggggtgggggaaggggagggggaaaggaaTAGGCAAGGGAAGATCAGAGCGGAAGGGGTGGCTGGGGGGCCGGAATGAGCACGAGAGGGGGTAATAGTGGAAAAGAACTAGTGGGGGATAAACAAAGACACGAAAGATTCGCTAACGCTCACACAGCATCCAAACCTGGGCTCTCGAAGAGGCGAGGAGGCGATTAGAAGCCGAGGGCATCCTTGAGGATCCCgacaacaagaagaactAGGATGTTTTTCTGATCGGTCAACTCGAAACTCCAAGCAAACAACGACTACGACTTGGCAGCAACAAGAGGGCATAGCAACAAGGGACAGCAACttgaaccaaaaaaaaaggctgggAGATGGGCGTGGGATATATGTAAATACAGAGGGGCAGACGGGAGAGAACAGGGCGATCGATAGAGGAGGATCAATTCAcagaccaaccaaccaaccaaccaaccaaccaaccaagaaCTAGACGGGGGTGGGAAATTCTATTCTTTTTTCGGTGTTTTGGAGATATGACGTAATTtggacagagagagagagcccAAGGTGTAATGATGTGTTTTGTTCGCAAGATCTACATTCACAGGATGAACGCTGACATAGAAATTCAGTGGGTATAAACTTTTTGCTTTTACCATTCGCCTTGCTTCCCACCTATATCCTATATACCCAACCCAAaagacacacacacctctctctctctctctctctctctctgtgtgtgtgtgtgtgtgtgtgtgtgtgtgtgtgtctgtctgTCCCCACAAACCCATTAGAAACAAAAAACTAGCAGATATAGCTCCAATCactctcctcatcaccataCTGCCTCGCCTCCATCCactccttcatcttcatggCAATCTCCCCGCTCTCCTCACTATCCTTCAACCCACAGTTGACCAGCTGTCCCTTCCAGCTGATCGCCCTGACAGGAGACACAATCGCCGCAGTTCCCGCGCCAAAAGCCTCAATCAATCTCCCTTCAGCAGACGCCTCAGCAAGCTCGCCCATGGTGTACTTTctctcctcaatcttccaCCCTTCCGGCGCCAGtctctccctcgccagcgcAAGAACACTATCTCTTGTCACGCCCTCGAGAATAGTACCGTCCAGCGGAGCGGTGATGAGCTCCTTCTGACCGGtctgcttgttcttgatcGCGACGAAAAAGTTCATCGTGCCGACCTCGGTGacgtactcctcctccccaaacaaccaGAGATTCTGCTGAAAGCCCCGGGACATGGCCTCCTTCTGCGGCACGATGCAAGGCGCGTAGTTGGCGCCGAGCTTCTTGTCGCCTACACCTCCTGGCCAGGCGCGGACGGCGTAATCGGTTGCTTCGAGACTGACGGCCTTGAAGCCAGTTGGGTAATAAGGGCCAACGGGGGAGGCGATGACGTAGAGCAAGGCGGAGCCAGGCGGGCCGACGCCGAGGGTTTTTTGGGTGCCGATCATGGTTGGTCTGAGGTAGAGGGAGTAGCCGCGTTCCGAGGGGATGAACCTTGATTCGAGCTTAGCAAACtgggcgatgagggaggtgagggcttcgggggagaaggttgggAGGGCGATGCGGGCGGCGGATTTGTTGAAGCGGGCCATATTTTTGTCTGGGCGGAAGAGGCGGATTTGGCCTTTGGTGTCTTTGTAGGCTTTCATGCCTTCGAAGCATTCGAAGGCGTAGTGGAAGACGCAGGTGGCAGggtcgagggagaggttttGGTAGGGGAGGATTTTGGGGGCGGACCAGCCGGATTCTTGGGTCCATTCTATGGTGAGCATGTGGTCTAGGGGGCAGGTTAGCTAGGGGGGACTGGGGAtaagatgaggaggaaaggggagggagacggaCCGGTGAAGTTGCGGCCAAAGACGAGGTctttggaggggaggaggtccttgggcttggaggtCTTCTCAACGACGAGCTTGGAGGGGTCGATGTCAAGGagctgggaggtggaggactgGGGGGTGATGCTATATTGACGACGCTGGACAGCAGACTGGGCTTGGATAGCAGCACCCAGGCCTGCGGAGCGCTGGGCGTTGAAGGCTGCCCTGGGAGCGCATCTTGGGAGAAGACGGCGCATCATTTTGGAGGTTGTATGTGAGTGCCGGTGTACTAAAAAGATGAAATCTGATAATGACTGAGGAAACAACGAAAAGCAGCAATTGGCTTTTGTAAGCCACGGCAACGGGCACAGACGGACTCCTGGACGCGAAGGCGCGCAATGGCGAATGGCAAACCCCAGGTTTTAAACAGAGAGCAAGGCGCAAAGACTCATACAACGGGCACACCACGCTGGCGAGTAATTGCAGCTGGAGCCCTGGATGCTCTCTCTTCTCGGAGTTGGATCGGAGGTTGCATGGTCGCTGGACAGCAGTTGACCAATCAGGGCGCCCCTGTTGAGCCAGCTCTGGACCCTGGTCGTTGATCAAGGAGCGGCTTGCAACGGCATCGCGGGTGGACCCGGCAGATAACGAGTTCGTCGAGATCTGTGCGGGTATGCTGCGGGGGCAGGTATCTCTTAACAATTTGCTGCTGCATGTCTGGCATCGACGTGGGAAGTTGGACCAGCCCGAGAGACTGGACCAATGCTGCAGAGATACTGACAATTTGACAGCACCATTCAGTTATGGTTCGAGTTGAAGATGCCATCTTATGATCTTCTTAAATCCAATGGCAAACAACCTTTGAGCCACGTCCGTTGCGGTTGTAAGGCTTGGCATAATTAGATATCAAAATCTTATCTAATCAGCCAGCCTTATTCAAGCTGCGTCAGTGCTTGGCAGACATGCCGAAGCTGACACCTTGTTGCGCCCACCCAACGCATCCATGATCGACAGTTACGCCTTGCGCGCATCTCCTCAGCCCTTGAATTGCAAAAGATAGGTGTCTGTTTGACAATAGTACGCCTTAAATTGAGCATATTACACCTCCCACGTCCACCGAATAGCCCCGCGATGACAGTTAGAGCCGTGCAACCATGTTCGCCAACGCCTTGAAATCGATAGGCGCCTCCAGCAATATCAACACCAACTATTCGATTTCCTCCACCTTGACAGCCACCGCTGGGCCATGGAAGATCTATTCGGCGAAACGAAAGGCCACGGGCAAAGAATATTCTGTCTTTGTGTTCGATAAAAAGACCCTCGATGCAGGAAACAatggtttgggagggagacaGTCGGCTTCGTCGCAAAAGagagtggtggaggaggtggtggaaaggctgaagaaggaggcaTCATCTCTGGCGAGGCTACGACATCCAGGAGTGCTAGAATTGGTCGAACCGGTCGAAGAAacgaggggaggaggactgCAATTTGTCGCCGAGCCTGTGACGGCCTCGCTCTCGGGTCTTTTGCAAGAAAAGGATGACCAGGAACGGGgcggagggtttggaggCAGGTCGAGCCGATATGTTACCGAGGACGCAAACGGCAcacggcgacggcgagagCTCGAGATTGACGAACTAGAAATCCAAAAGGGTCTGCTGCAAGTCAGTAAGGCACTGGAGTTCTTGCACGACAACGCCGGGCTAGTACATGGAAATCTGACGCCGGATGCCATTTTAGTCAATGCAAAATCGGATTGGAAGCTGAGCGGCCTGGCGTTCTGCAGCCCCCCCGAGCCATCAACGATCCCCACGACTATTCAACCGATTATCCTGGGCGAGGTCTTGAATCCAGATCCTAGAATACCAAGGACTGTACAGCTGAATCTGGATTACGCATCGCCAGATTTCGTCCTGGATAACAACCTGACGACCTTTGCCGATATGTTTTCTCTGGGCCTGCTCTGTATCGCCTTGTACAACTCCCCACACCGGTCGCCAATCGAGTGCAATACCAGTATCTCAGCTTATAAGCGGGTGTTCCAATCGTCACAAAGCGTCCCAACCGCTACCAACAACTACCTGTCCTCCAGGCCATTACCCAAGGAACTCGGTCAACATGTGCTACCCAGACTGCTTACACGCCGGCCGGCCCAACGCATGACAGCGAAGGAGTTCCAAGAGAGCGAATACTTCAACAACGTCCTCATCTCTACCATCCGCTTCCTCGAGGGCTTCCCCGCCAAGACGCCCAATGAGAAGCAGCAATTCCTGAGAGGGCTGATCAAAGTCCTTCCGAACTTTCCAAAGTCTGTCATGGAAAAGAAGCTTCTACCGGCCCTcctggaggagctgaaggataAGGAGCTGATATCGTTGATCCTCCACAACGCCTTCAAGATTATCGGTCTTCTTCcagcggggaggagggctttCAACGAAAAAGTCAGACCCAAATTGAAGGAAATTTTTGTTACCAACGCCAAACAACCTCAGGAAAAGGATGCCAATCGTGATGCCGGTTTGATGATTGTCATCGAGCAGCTGTCTGTTATAGCTAGCAACTGCAATGGGAAGGAGTTCAAGGATGGTAAGTACCTCTTATTTTATCATTGTAAGGCCCTATTTGGCACCCCAAACGCCTCATCACTACCTTATGTGCCTTGCCATTATCTGTGAAGGCCTTCCAACATGGCTGAGGCGCATAACTATCATCATTAGATGCCTTATCCCTATTTTAAAGGCCTTGGTGATTGTTATACCTCTTTTGAGATATTTGAGATATACGACCAATTGCTTTGGACGCTTCATTACCATCCTCATACCCCTTGATTGGATAGTTAAaggcctttttctttctctcaacctccttaTTACCATCTTTTTACCCCTGATTCGGATAGTGATAGGCCTTGTGTTTTCATTTAGTCGCCTTATCACTATCTTTTACACCTTCTCACTGTCTTCAGATGCCTTGTAACTATCTTCTGACCCCCTATATGTGCTAACTTATGTCTTTTTTAGATATCCTACCCATATTTTACACGGCCCTCGAATCACCCACCCCGTCCCTGATCAACGCCGCCCTGACCAGTTTACCAGTGGTCCTGCCTGTGTTGGACTTCAGCACCATCAAGGGAGAGCTTTTCCCAGTCATTGCTACAATTTTCAGTAAAACCAACAGtctggccatcaaggtccgTGGTTTGGAAGCCTTTGTCACACTTTGTGGAGGTGCCGGCAGCGGTGACGATGGCTTGGACGGGCTCGCTACAGAACAGAAGAAGGCCACATCCTCCACGGCCCTCGACAAGTTCACCATGCAAGAAAAAATCATTCCTCTAATCAAGGCCATTAAAACCAGGGAACCAGCCGTCATGATGGCTGCTCTGAACGTTCTGAAGGTCGTCGGAAGGGTGGCTGATGGGGACTTTGTGGCACTGGAGATGCTTCCACTGCTTTGGAGCATGTCGTTGAACCCTCAGTTGAACCTGCGGGAATTCCAGGCCTTCATGGAGCTTATCAAATCACTATCAAGCAGAGTGGAGGACGAACAGACAAAGAAACTACAAGAGCTCACCGGCGGCGCTGTCACATCGCCCGGCCTCAAGGACGATTTTCTGTCGTTTGGGGCGATCGCGGGGTCTTCTCTCGAGGCGAACGGGACATCGGAGACGGATTTTGAGGCGCTGGTCAAAGGCAGGGCAAGTAcgaccaacaccaacccactGGACAGCTGGGACACGAAGCCATCAGCggcgtcttcctcctccagtgTGAGAAATTCCACACCCACGCCCACGTTTTCTTGGTCTACACCACCGGTATCCTCACCGGTAGCCACTTCGCACCTCAAAGCCCAGACCGGAGGCTTCAGAACGGTGACCCCAGACCTAGCGGCCATCCAGCCCATGGCCCCAACAATCACCCAGTTCTCACAGCCCTTGCAACCACAATCGAACACAACAtcgccgcagccgcagccgcagccggCGTCCTTCAACTGGTCCAGTGCCAGCAGCGCAACCACGCCCAGTAATATCTGGGCGACCCCCTCCGCCAGTGCCCAACCTGCTTCCAATGTATGGGCATCATCTACAACCCAGCCCAGTCCGAATGCCTGGGCCTCTCAACCATCCACATCGGCCTTTAGTTCTCTAAgcttgaatcagcagcagcaacagcgtcCGCAGCCGACAACATCCTCTTCTTTCGCCCTGCCTCCGCCACCTGGCGCGCCTAGCGCTAGCTCGGGAAATTCGGGCTTCAGTCTGTCCCGGCCACCAGGAACATCCTTCACGACTTCAGGACTGGGCGGAACGAGCAATATGAATAGTCTGGCATCACTTGGGGCTGCCAACAGGACCGGCACAGGCATGGGAATGAGCATGAACAGCATGATGGGAGGCATgagccagcagcagaaaccgcctcaacagcagccaaaaGGGGGTTTGGATAAGTATGAAAGCCTATTGTAGTTGTTTTTCCAGGGGTGTAGCCATTATATATATACCCATAGCGAATCATTGAACCTTGTCTGTCGGGGTTCCCTGAAAGCATTTATCAACCTCGAAAGGCGTTGATCTTCTAATAACTAACAGACATGTTGGCCTGGCTAAACGTCATCAGCTGGCGTCTTAGTAGAGATTTGCGTGGTGTGAGTGACATCAACAAAGTATGGGCCCCCTGTGTCGCTTGGCTCGTGCGTTACTCTGTGAAGCTCTCCTTGCCGGTGATCCTTTTTCCCCTTTCTTGTCTCACACTGCCTTTTAAATTTTTGAGTGATTTCGAAGAGCTGCAACCCAGCTATAGCTACCGGTTCTGGCGGACCTTTTAAGAGCCCGAAACACTCACTTCCGGTGCCTGCCGTTTCTTGTCGCCTCCGCAACCCACGTACATCCGGGGCAGCGGCGCTGCTGCAACGTTTTGTTCGAGTTTGCTTGCGCATAAGAATAAGGTAGATCGACTCTTTTTTGTTCGCTCTCTCTCGCGCACGCCCAGTCAGGCCACCCTCGAAATCCGGCATTGCCGTCAACAACCCACTCTCTTCCCGAAACTCGAGCTTTTTCTTCTGACACAACCCGGAACCGGTTGCCCGACCGACAACCTTGTGCGTGTGCGCAACTTTGCAAATTGGGACCCTCGCATACTTGTCAAATCGATTGCCACGCAACTCACTTCACTTCACTTTGAACAACCATCCATCTTGGGGTCTTTTTTGCCAAGACCCACCTTGGAACTCCctagcttcctcctcgacttTCTTGTCTCTCACTTCctcttgctctctctctctctctctctctctctcttttttttttttctctctctttctctctttctctctttctctccttctctctttctctctctcactctcgTCAACTCTGGCAAATCTCACTCTgtaacaacaacatcagccGCGTTTGGGACgcacttcaacaacaacaacaaatcaCCTGTCTTTTTTGCCGACCCCcgtcttttttctttgaaCACCTTACAACTTTTTGCGACTTATCGTCGCCACGGTTGACTGGCTGCATATGTTGTTGTCATTATTTGTCTTTTAACTCGCATTTCCGCTTTTGCCTTTTCTCACTTAGCTTCCACTCACTTtccaacttttttttctgttcttAGCCATCAGAACAACCCACCCGTCAGCGACTTTTATCGCGCCTAGAATGGAGGCCACAAGTCGCACCGCCCTCCCTGATGGCGGCGGTCAGAAAAAGAAGGTCGAGGGTCGCAGCAAGTCGCCCAAgtcgcccaccaccaccaccaccaccaccaccacttccaacGGCGCATCATCTGAAATCGCCAGAAAGTCGAGCACTCGTGTCAGGAATGTTGTCGACTACGACGAAAAGAGGGCTTTTGTCGGCTTGGACAGCGATCCTGTtgtcccccctcctcctccccgccggcAGTCCCCCCCCTCTGCTCACCAGAATGGCAGCAACGGCGGCGCTGCTGTCAAGAAGACTGCTCACAACTCTGGCAACGGCAGTGGCCTCACTGAGCTCGAGGAGCGCGTCCAGGATTTGGGCGACTCGTGGGAGACGGAGTCTCTGCTGAACGACATTCTTGGCGATGTTCACGAGGATAGGTTCTTCACCGATGGTTTGTCAACCCCTGCCTACTACCCCGGCTGCTTCACTCCAGGAAATACTATCCTCTCCCGaggccctcctctcccagggccggggaggatgaagatgatgaggaaaacTCTACCGGTGGTGACGATCAAGATGTTAACTCCCCTCCAGACGCCGATGCCTGCACCCCAGAAGAGGCAATCCAATACCGCCAAATGCTCCGCGCTTTGGGTCCTGAGATCTTTGTCCAGCGCACCGTCGACGCCGGCCGCATCACAGCCAAGAAGCTTCTCACAGCTTTTGGCGTCCGCCCACCGGACTTTTTGGAAGGCCAAGACGACGACGCCTACTTTTCTCTCCTGAGCTATGCGTTCACGAGGGAGCTCAAAAAGCGCGCCAAACTGACACGGTACAACACAGTCGACGACgccgtcaacctcctcaaagaaaagaagaacatcatcgtcctcacGGGCGCGGGCATCTCCACCTCGCTCGGCATCCCCGACTTCCGCTCGGCCGGCACGGGCCTCTACAGCAAACTCGCCCATTTGGGACTGAACGATCCGCAGGAGGTGTTTGACCTGTCGGTCTTTAGGCAAGACCCGACGATTTTTTACTCGGTGGCGAAGGATATCTTGCCGAGCGAGGACCGGTACACGCCGACGCATCAGTTTATCAGGATGCTTCAGGAGCGGGGGAAGCTGTTGACGAATTACACGCAGAACATTGACAACTTGGAGTCCAAGGCGGGGATTTTGCCCGAGAAGCTGGTTCAGTGTCATGGGAGTTTTGCCACGGCGAGTTGTGTCAAGTGTGGGGGGAAGGTTGTGGGCGACAGTATTTTTGCGGAGATCAAGGCGGGGAAGATTCCTCGGTGCAGGAAGTGTCCTTCTGGGCAGTCTCGATCTCAGTCACGAAAGAGAAAGACGGCCAACTCTTCCAACTCGAAACGTCGCCGGGATTTCGACCGGGACAGCAATTCCGACTCGGAATTTGATCTTGTCTCTTCATCAGCGGGGGTGATGAAGCCGGATATTATTTTTTTCGGGGAGCCGCTCCCGGATGAGTTTAGTCAGAGGCTGACGCAGCACGATGTCGACAGGGTGGACTTGGTGATTGTCATCGGGACGAGCTTGAAGGTTGCGCCGGTGAGCGAGGTGGTGCCGTACCTGCCGAGCCACATACCGCAGATTTACATCAGTCGGGAGGCGATTGGGCACAATAATTTTGACATTGACTTGTTGGGGGAttgtgatgttgttgtggcgGAGCTGTGCAGGAGGGCggggtgggagttggggcATGAGATGGTGCCGGAGGGgcaggtggttgaggttaaggctgtggaggggtgggggagcaGGTGGGTTTTTAAGGAGGTGAAGGACGGGGAtaaggaggatggggtgaaGGCTGGGGtgaaggatgagatgaaggagaagaatggggagagtgggaaggggaagagggggaagaatGGCGGCGGGGGAAAGAAGTAaattggggtgggtgggagttGAGATAGGGTATGGCAGGTTTATTATGGTCCGGTAGAAGTAATGCATAGGGTGGAAGTTGGTGAATGGACGGTTGGGACTGTCTGTCTggatggttgggttgggttggtaaGGCAAACATGCTACGAATTGACTGGGAGGAAGCTTGACAACATTTTGGGCGAAggtgtcttttttcttcttttccagaCAAAAAAAGCAGAGAGGGGACAGACATGATACccggggtttttttttttttttcatctACTACATCGTTTAGTCTTAGGTTTTTGCTGTTtcaatttttattttatttttttatttttgtaTTTTTTTAAGGTTGTTTTCGGTttacctctctctcttctcctgctttCATTCcgggaagaagagatatTTTAGATAATGTTGGACTACCCCTTTTCTGTAAATCCTTTTAACTTTGCGTGATGGTTCGTGGTGAACAAACTAGCGGGAACATAACGACCGATTTCAATCAAAATACTCAAACACCAAGGCGCACAGTAAATAGCACAAGTCCACACACAAAACATCTTTTGTATTCTTCTtatccccccatccaccaaccacacTCCCAACTTTTTTGGCGCAgatatacatatatatatatatatataacaCTCGTGCGCGCGCgctatgatgatgatgatactGTAATCTAAGATTTGTAACGAACGACAGCggaaaagataaaaaaaacgCCCAAATTTCATCTATCACTTTCTTCGCTCAAACGCCCCCATGAttaagaaaaaagagagataCATGACAGcaataccaccaccatcaccaaaccaaaaacgccttaaaaagaaaaacagacATGTTGACTCAAAAGAGGaaatattaacgatagaaaaaagaaatgaaAACGCCCTACAGCAGCAGGGCTGACACTGTGATATTGTTGTACACACTTCCACAGGCATTAATAATACATTTTATCTGTTTTCCTCTCTACCTACTCAAGGAGTAGGGGTAGAAGGCGACTTCGGCTTGGGCACATTAATAATCGGAACATCCTGGGCACTGGATGAAGACgacccctcaacctccctcctctcatcCGTCGACACCCTTCCCGCCTGGTCATCCTCGCCAATCTCCTGACCGAGAGGCGACGGCTTGGGCGGGAACTGGCCAAAATCCGGCTCGCCCCTCTTCTCAATCGGTGACCACCCCGCCGCAATAGAACCAGCAACAATACCAGTCATGACGGTCGCCGCGCCCAACACGCTGTTGGAGCGGGAGCGGTTGCttctgctgcggcggcgggacTCAGGAGTAGGAGCGGTAGACCCATAGCTGTCCTCGCGGACAGGGGtctgggggaggcggtggatcGAGTTGGATCGGGAATGCTCCCTGCTCGGGACGGGGCTGCGGTTGAGGAAGGTTTCGCGGGGGTGCTTCATGGCGAATTTAAGGTTGTTGAGACGGCCGCCCTTGACGCGCTTGAGCCAGGCGAGCTCCTCGTGAATGTCGGCGAGGGGCGCGGGGTAGGCGGTGAAGcgctcttcgtcgtcggagaCGTTGATGCCGGGAACCTTGGAGCTGTGCTTGCGCTTGAGAACGCCGGGGACCAAGGCGACGATGATCTCGTCGGGGATGAGGCGGATGATGACGCCAACGGGGATGGAAAGGAGACCAAGAACGATGGCAGTCGCCCACATGGTTGGTGACTGGCCCTCATCGGCAATGCGGAAAGCTGTACCGCCAACCATGACAATGAGGACTTGACCGCCGCACATGACGGCGCTGATTGCAATGAACAGCCAGTTCTTGGTGAGACCCTCAAAGATGTTGAACTGGTTGTCAAGACGCCGGTTGCTAGTTGCTGTTAGTAAACGATCCGCCAACGGGCAATTTGTGGAAGGGCACGACTTACTTCCACTGGTTGAAGATCTGCATCCACACAAAAGTGTTGAAGACCAAGGTGTTGATCTGGCTGTCGGGAATGATCTCGGGTCCAGGGTACACGGAAGACTTTCCGAAATAGAGCAGGAAGCAGATGAGAAGCTGGAACACGGCCTGTCCGAGGATCATCTTCCACATAGTAGGTGAGATGATCGAGGAACCCTTGCGCTCGGGCTTGCGGTTCAGCACACTGTCCTGAGGGGGGTCGGTAGCCAGAGCCAAGGCAGCAAGAGTGTCCATGATGAGGTTGACCCAGAGAAGCTGGACGGCGGTGAGCACAGCGGTAGCCTTTTCCTCGGGATGCGACTGGGTAACGGCAGAGTAGATGGCGGAGACAAAGGTCAAAACGACAGCCGTGACGTTGACGGTGAGCTGGAACTGGAGGAAACGCTTGACGGCATCGTTAACGGCACGACCCC
This window encodes:
- a CDS encoding hypothetical protein (EggNog:ENOG503P5DC; COG:S) gives rise to the protein MSSLRTTLLPLTRRAAGLATTTSKRAFSATAAKKGGHSPQYDPPTGWLFGVKPGEKYVNEGWENLYFYGFLGSFVVFGVAYAWKPDTSIQTWALEEARRRLEAEGILEDPDNKKN
- the BAT2 gene encoding branched-chain-amino-acid transaminase bat2 (EggNog:ENOG503NVAG; COG:E) yields the protein MMRRLLPRCAPRAAFNAQRSAGLGAAIQAQSAVQRRQYSITPQSSTSQLLDIDPSKLVVEKTSKPKDLLPSKDLVFGRNFTDHMLTIEWTQESGWSAPKILPYQNLSLDPATCVFHYAFECFEGMKAYKDTKGQIRLFRPDKNMARFNKSAARIALPTFSPEALTSLIAQFAKLESRFIPSERGYSLYLRPTMIGTQKTLGVGPPGSALLYVIASPVGPYYPTGFKAVSLEATDYAVRAWPGGVGDKKLGANYAPCIVPQKEAMSRGFQQNLWLFGEEEYVTEVGTMNFFVAIKNKQTGQKELITAPLDGTILEGVTRDSVLALARERLAPEGWKIEERKYTMGELAEASAEGRLIEAFGAGTAAIVSPVRAISWKGQLVNCGLKDSEESGEIAMKMKEWMEARQYGDEESDWSYIC
- the ppk32 gene encoding Protein kinase domain-containing protein ppk32 (COG:T; BUSCO:EOG09261YGB; EggNog:ENOG503NWRD), which codes for MFANALKSIGASSNINTNYSISSTLTATAGPWKIYSAKRKATGKEYSVFVFDKKTLDAGNNGLGGRQSASSQKRVVEEVVERLKKEASSLARLRHPGVLELVEPVEETRGGGLQFVAEPVTASLSGLLQEKDDQERGGGFGGRSSRYVTEDANGTRRRRELEIDELEIQKGLLQVSKALEFLHDNAGLVHGNLTPDAILVNAKSDWKLSGLAFCSPPEPSTIPTTIQPIILGEVLNPDPRIPRTVQLNLDYASPDFVLDNNLTTFADMFSLGLLCIALYNSPHRSPIECNTSISAYKRVFQSSQSVPTATNNYLSSRPLPKELGQHVLPRLLTRRPAQRMTAKEFQESEYFNNVLISTIRFLEGFPAKTPNEKQQFLRGLIKVLPNFPKSVMEKKLLPALLEELKDKELISLILHNAFKIIGLLPAGRRAFNEKVRPKLKEIFVTNAKQPQEKDANRDAGLMIVIEQLSVIASNCNGKEFKDDILPIFYTALESPTPSLINAALTSLPVVLPVLDFSTIKGELFPVIATIFSKTNSLAIKVRGLEAFVTLCGGAGSGDDGLDGLATEQKKATSSTALDKFTMQEKIIPLIKAIKTREPAVMMAALNVLKVVGRVADGDFVALEMLPLLWSMSLNPQLNLREFQAFMELIKSLSSRVEDEQTKKLQELTGGAVTSPGLKDDFLSFGAIAGSSLEANGTSETDFEALVKGRASTTNTNPLDSWDTKPSAASSSSSVRNSTPTPTFSWSTPPVSSPVATSHLKAQTGGFRTVTPDLAAIQPMAPTITQFSQPLQPQSNTTSPQPQPQPASFNWSSASSATTPSNIWATPSASAQPASNVWASSTTQPSPNAWASQPSTSAFSSLSLNQQQQQRPQPTTSSSFALPPPPGAPSASSGNSGFSLSRPPGTSFTTSGLGGTSNMNSLASLGAANRTGTGMGMSMNSMMGGMSQQQKPPQQQPKGGLDKYESLL
- the SIR2 gene encoding NAD-dependent histone deacetylase sir2 (COG:B; COG:K; EggNog:ENOG503NU55); the encoded protein is MEATSRTALPDGGGQKKKVEGRSKSPKSPTTTTTTTTTSNGASSEIARKSSTRVRNVVDYDEKRAFVGLDSDPVVPPPPPRRQSPPSAHQNGSNGGAAVKKTAHNSGNGSGLTELEERVQDLGDSWETESLLNDILGDVHEDRFFTDDADACTPEEAIQYRQMLRALGPEIFVQRTVDAGRITAKKLLTAFGVRPPDFLEGQDDDAYFSLLSYAFTRELKKRAKLTRYNTVDDAVNLLKEKKNIIVLTGAGISTSLGIPDFRSAGTGLYSKLAHLGLNDPQEVFDLSVFRQDPTIFYSVAKDILPSEDRYTPTHQFIRMLQERGKLLTNYTQNIDNLESKAGILPEKLVQCHGSFATASCVKCGGKVVGDSIFAEIKAGKIPRCRKCPSGQSRSQSRKRKTANSSNSKRRRDFDRDSNSDSEFDLVSSSAGVMKPDIIFFGEPLPDEFSQRLTQHDVDRVDLVIVIGTSLKVAPVSEVVPYLPSHIPQIYISREAIGHNNFDIDLLGDCDVVVAELCRRAGWELGHEMVPEGQVVEVKAVEGWGSRWVFKEVKDGDKEDGVKAGVKDEMKEKNGESGKGKRGKNGGGGKK